In Streptomyces liangshanensis, the DNA window CGTCGATCAGCTTCGCCGCCGTCTTCTCGCCGATGCCCGGCACGCCCGGCAGCCCGTCGCTCGGGTCGCCGCGCAGGAGGGCGAGGTCCACATAACCCGCCCCGTCCACCCCGTACTTCTCCCGCAGCGCCGCCTCGTCCGTGAGATGCAGCGAACCGACGCCCTTCAGCGGATACAGCACCCGGACGCCCCGGGCGTCGTCGATCAGCTGGTAGAGGTCGCGGTCGCCCGTGACGATGTCCACGGGCCCCGCGGCCGCCGTCGCGAGCGTGCCGATCACGTCGTCCGCCTCGTACCCCGCCACGCCCACCCGGGCGATGCCCAGCGCGTCGAGCACCTCCTCGATCACCGGGACCTGCGGGGCCAGGGTGTCGGGGGTCTCCTCCTCGTCCGGCCCCTCCGCGTGCGCCTCGGCCACGCGGTGCGCCTTGTACGAGGGGATGAGGTCCACCCGCCACTGGGGCCGCCAGTCCGCGTCCATGCAGGCCACCAGGTCGTCCGGATGGTGGTCCTGGACCAGCCGGGCGATGAAGTCCAGCAGCCCCTTCACCGCGTTGACCGGCGTGCCGTCCGGGGCCCGCACGGAGTCCGGGACCCCGAAGTAGGCGCGGAAGTAGAGGGAGGCGGTGTCGAGGAGCATCAGGCGTCGCGTCACGCCCCCGATGATGCCGCACGGCACTGACAGGGACGCTCACGCGGGGCCCTCGCGACCACGGACGGTCACCACCCGCGGGTATGACCTGGATCACCAACCGTTTGGTCGGTGGGCGCTCGGGCAGGCGCGGCCCCGGAGCGGACCCGGCCCCGCCGACCGGCGGGACCCGGACGACACGGGCCGAACCCGTCCCGCTCCACGGTCCGCCGCGGGGGCGCCGGGCCGTTCTTCGCACGACCCGAGAGGTGCATGTGAGCAGGCTCCAGGCGGAACACCTGTACAAGGTGTTCGGCAGACGACCGGACGACGCCGTAGCCCGGCTCGAAAGCGGCACGGACCGTGACGCGCTTCGCGCCGAGGGCACGACCGCGGCGGTGATCGACGCCTCGTTCTCGGTCGAGCCCGGCCAGATCTTCGTGGTGATGGGACTGTCCGGATCGGGCAAGTCCACGCTGCTGCGGATGCTCAACGGGCTGCTGGAACCGACCTCGGGACGCGTGCTCTTCGACGGCCAGGACCTCACCGCCCTGAGCCCGCGGGAACTGCGCCGCGTCCGCTCCTCCAGGATCAGCATGGTGTTCCAGCACTTCGCCCTCTTCCCCCACCGCAGCGTGCTGGAGAACGCCGGTTACGGACTCGAGGTCCAGGGAGTGCCCCGCGCGGAGCGCGACAAACGCGCGGCCGGGGCACTGGAGATGACCGGCCTGAGCGGCTGGGAGAAGTCCTGGCCCGACGAGCTGTCCGGCGGCATGCAGCAGCGCGTGGGACTCGCCCGCGCGCTCGCCACGGACGCCGACCTGCTGCTGATGGACGAGTCGTTCAGCGCGCTCGACCCGCTGATCCGCCGCGACATGCAGGACCAGCTGCTGGAACTCCAGAAGCGCCTGAAGAAGACCATCGTGTTCATCACCCACGACCTCAACGAGGCCATGCGCCTCGGCGACCGGATCGCCGTGATGCGCGACGGCGGGATCGTCCAGGTCGGCACCGCCGAGGACATCCTCGTCAGCCCCGCCGACGACTACGTCGCCTCCTTCACCCAGGACGTCGACCGCTCCCGGGTGCTCACCGCCGGCGCGATCATGGCCGCTCCCGCGACGGTCCTCGGGACCCGTACCGACGGCGGCGCGGTGCTCCGTACCGCCGCGGACGTCCTCGCCGCCGCGCCCGCCCGGGTCCGGGAGGACACGCCGGTCATCGAGCTGTTCACCCCCTGCTCGCTCAGCGGGACGCCGGTCGCCGTCACCGGCGCCGACGGCGCCCTCGTCGGAGTCGTCCCGCGCGCCCGGCTGCTCGCCGTCCTCGGCGAGCCCATGACACCCACGGGAACGACACCCACGGGAACGGCACCCGCCGGAGCCGCGGACCGGCCGGTCCCGGTCCCCGGGGCCGAGGCGGTGTCCCATGCCTAGGCTCCCGCTCGGCGCGTGGGTCGACTCCGCCGTCGGCTTCCTCCAGCGCCACCTGTCCTGGCTGTTCGACGCGATCGGTTCCGTCGTCTCCGGCATGTACGACGGCATCGACGCGGTGCTCTCCGCGCCCGAACCCCTGCTCCTGGCCGGCATCCTCGCCGTCCTCGCGTGGTGGCTGCGCAGCCTGCTCGCCGGCGTGCTGGCCTTCGCGGGCTTCGCGCTCATCGACTCCGTCGAGCTGTGGGACGACTCCATGGCGACGCTGTCGCTGGTCCTCGTCGCCACCGTCGTCACGCTGGTCATCGCGATCCCGCTGGGCATCTGGGCCGCGCGGTCGAAGACCGTCGGCGCCGTCGTCCGGCCCGTGCTCGACTTCATGCAGACGATGCCCGCGATGGTCTACCTGATCCCCGGGGTGTTCTTCTTCGGGGTCGGGGTCGTGCCCGGCATCATCGCGACGATCATCTTCGCGCTGCCGCCCGGCGTCCGGATGACCGAACTGGGCATCCGTCAGGTCGACGCCGAACTGGTCGAGGCCGCCGAGGCGTTCGGCACCAGCCCCCGCGACACCCTGCTCCGCGTCCAGCTCCCGCTGGCCCTCCGGACGATCATGGCGGGCATCAACCAGGTCATCATGCTGGGCCTGTCCATGGTGGTCATCGCCGGCATGGTCGGCGGCGGCGGACTCGGCGGGGACGTCTTCCAGGCCATCGGCAACGTCAACATCGGCCTCGGCTTCGAGGCGGGCGTCTCCGTCGTCGTCCTCGCGATGTACCTCGACCGCATCACCGGCGCGCTCAGCCTCCAGGTCTCCCCGGTCGGCCGCCGCGCGCTGGCCAGGGCCAAGGAACTGGCCGGCGGACCGAGGATCTGGGACCACCGGCCGCAACCCGCCGTCGCGATCGCCGGAGCGGTCGTCCTGGCGCTCGTCGCCGGCGGACTCGGCGTCTTCGGCGGCTCCCCCGCGAAGGACAACACCGCGTCCGGCGCCGGGAACGTCGGCAAGGGCGAGAAGATCACCATGGGCTACATCCCCTGGGACGAGGGCATCGCCTCCACGTTCCTCTGGAAGGAACTGCTGGAGGAGCGCGGTTACGACGTCGACGCCCGGCAGTACGAGGCGGGCGCGCTTTACGCCGGCCAGGCGGGCGGCCAGATCGACATCCAGACCGACTCCTGGCTGCCCGTCACCCACGCCGCGTACTGGGCCAAGTACAAGAACCAGCTGGAGGACATGGGTTCCTGGTACGACCAGACGTCGCTGGAGCTCTCCGTGCCCTCGTACGTGAAGGGCGTCCACTCGCTCGCCGACCTCAAGGGCAAGGCGTCCACCTTCCAGGGCCGCATCATCGGCATCGAGCCCGGCGCGGGCGAGATGGGCCTCCTCAAGGACAAGGTCCTCAAGGCCTACGGCCTGGAGGGGGAGTACGAGGTCGTCGACGGATCGACCCCCGCCATGCTCTCCGAGTTGAAGCGGTCGTACGAGAAGAAGGAACCGCTCGTCGTCGTGCTGTGGTCGCCGCACTGGGCGTACAACACCTACGACCTCACCAAGCTCGACGACCCCAGGAACGTCTGGGGCACGGGCGACGGCATCCACACCCTGACCCGCGGGGGATTCACCGACGACCACCCCCGGGTCGCGTCCTGGCTCAAGGACTTCGACATCAGCGAGAAGCAACTCACCAGCCTGGAGGCCACGATCCAGTCCACCGGCAAGGGCAAGGAGCAGGAGGCGGTACGGGCCTGGCTCAAGGACAACCCGCGCGCGGCCGACACGTGGACACCCGTGGCGCACGGCGAGTAGCACCCGCCGTGGGGCCCGCCTCCGGCGTACGGCCGCGGTACCGGTGAGGGCCGGTGCCGCGGCCCCACCGGTACCGGTATGCGCCGGAGACGCGCATGATGGAGCGAGAGGGGGAACCTCCGGGGACAGCCCTTGTACCGGCGTCAACTCTGAGAGGATGACGATCCGGTCGGGAGGGAGCCCAGACATGGACGACAAGGAAGCGCTCAGGGTGGGCGCCGCCGTCCGCAGGAGGCGCAGGTCGCTGGGCCTGACGCTGGCGGCGGTCGCGGCCCGCAGCGGGCTTTCCGTGCCCTTCCTGAGCCAGATCGAGAACGAACGCGCGAGACCCAGCACCCGCTCCCTGGAGCGGGTGGCGGACGCGCTGGAGACCACGATCCCCAAGCTGCACGCGGCGGCCGACTCCGCGCGCACGGTCGACGTCGTCCGGGCGGGCGACGGAGGCCCCGGCGTGCGCCGGGTGGCGCGCGGCGGACACCAGTTGCACGCCAAGGAGTACACGGGCGAGCAGGACACCGGCCGGGAGTACCAGCACCGCAACGACGAGGTGATGTACATCGCCGACGGCG includes these proteins:
- a CDS encoding helix-turn-helix domain-containing protein produces the protein MDDKEALRVGAAVRRRRRSLGLTLAAVAARSGLSVPFLSQIENERARPSTRSLERVADALETTIPKLHAAADSARTVDVVRAGDGGPGVRRVARGGHQLHAKEYTGEQDTGREYQHRNDEVMYIADGAAEVEAEGRAYRLERGDTLYLSGGVRHRWRATEPGTRILVVAVAEHIDATVDPPR
- a CDS encoding ABC transporter permease/substrate binding protein, whose amino-acid sequence is MPRLPLGAWVDSAVGFLQRHLSWLFDAIGSVVSGMYDGIDAVLSAPEPLLLAGILAVLAWWLRSLLAGVLAFAGFALIDSVELWDDSMATLSLVLVATVVTLVIAIPLGIWAARSKTVGAVVRPVLDFMQTMPAMVYLIPGVFFFGVGVVPGIIATIIFALPPGVRMTELGIRQVDAELVEAAEAFGTSPRDTLLRVQLPLALRTIMAGINQVIMLGLSMVVIAGMVGGGGLGGDVFQAIGNVNIGLGFEAGVSVVVLAMYLDRITGALSLQVSPVGRRALARAKELAGGPRIWDHRPQPAVAIAGAVVLALVAGGLGVFGGSPAKDNTASGAGNVGKGEKITMGYIPWDEGIASTFLWKELLEERGYDVDARQYEAGALYAGQAGGQIDIQTDSWLPVTHAAYWAKYKNQLEDMGSWYDQTSLELSVPSYVKGVHSLADLKGKASTFQGRIIGIEPGAGEMGLLKDKVLKAYGLEGEYEVVDGSTPAMLSELKRSYEKKEPLVVVLWSPHWAYNTYDLTKLDDPRNVWGTGDGIHTLTRGGFTDDHPRVASWLKDFDISEKQLTSLEATIQSTGKGKEQEAVRAWLKDNPRAADTWTPVAHGE
- a CDS encoding quaternary amine ABC transporter ATP-binding protein gives rise to the protein MSRLQAEHLYKVFGRRPDDAVARLESGTDRDALRAEGTTAAVIDASFSVEPGQIFVVMGLSGSGKSTLLRMLNGLLEPTSGRVLFDGQDLTALSPRELRRVRSSRISMVFQHFALFPHRSVLENAGYGLEVQGVPRAERDKRAAGALEMTGLSGWEKSWPDELSGGMQQRVGLARALATDADLLLMDESFSALDPLIRRDMQDQLLELQKRLKKTIVFITHDLNEAMRLGDRIAVMRDGGIVQVGTAEDILVSPADDYVASFTQDVDRSRVLTAGAIMAAPATVLGTRTDGGAVLRTAADVLAAAPARVREDTPVIELFTPCSLSGTPVAVTGADGALVGVVPRARLLAVLGEPMTPTGTTPTGTAPAGAADRPVPVPGAEAVSHA
- a CDS encoding 5'-3' exonuclease, encoding MLLDTASLYFRAYFGVPDSVRAPDGTPVNAVKGLLDFIARLVQDHHPDDLVACMDADWRPQWRVDLIPSYKAHRVAEAHAEGPDEEETPDTLAPQVPVIEEVLDALGIARVGVAGYEADDVIGTLATAAAGPVDIVTGDRDLYQLIDDARGVRVLYPLKGVGSLHLTDEAALREKYGVDGAGYVDLALLRGDPSDGLPGVPGIGEKTAAKLIDAYGDLAGIMAAVDDPRSKLTPSQRKRLDEARDYVAVAPTVVRVARDVPLPDFDPALPSEPLHPEALEELAERWGLGGALRRLLLALER